Proteins encoded within one genomic window of Rossellomorea vietnamensis:
- a CDS encoding EAL and GGDEF domain-containing protein, whose translation MKWTDDTIISQDKKNLDTVLKEFILDHIHDMIFIMKVEKGNIFRYSYVNESAKRYTSIQQEDMGRLLEDVMPLEMALDLQKRYTELVETGESMTYQDTFQAMNGNQVVNESILTPIMNECGQAEYVVSITRDITSSIEEKMKLKKAKQRYKSIIEHNLDAIFILDSQGVIKDSNRAGCLLSGFSKEALVNMDIFQLMKAQNRMELREALFQTLSGVPSSIDYCLLGNEKGEERITQLKMVPIVVDQKCDGCYIIIKDITKHHEQSEMIHYMALHDQLTGIWNRKALDDHIPMIIHNMEERGVELSLLYLDLDRFKFVNDTLGLKGGDRFLKRITERLITLTNEECLLYRQGGDEFIFLLKNSSFEMTKTKAEEILALFIDPFTIDNQEFYISPSIGISCYPADGYDSNSLIQKAAQALFEVKEKGRAHYRFYHTHMKSSFPNYIIMESHLRKAIEKGELYVHYQPQVNLSTGAIDSFEALIRWNNRKFGFVSPAQFIPLAEETGLIHQIGEWVLEQVCIQLQKWRGKGYRSVRMAINISPKQFLQEQLVETINFYLSTYMIPPSCIEIEITEGAMQDTQQTLKMLKKLKDLGVFISVDDFGTGYSSLHYLKRFPIDVLKIDQSFVKEIGMNHKDSAITTTIIHLAHSLGLEVIAEGVEREGQVDFLKKANCQKAQGYFFSKPIGPKEIEQQQFVLM comes from the coding sequence ATGAAATGGACAGACGATACCATCATCAGTCAAGATAAGAAGAACCTCGATACGGTCTTGAAGGAGTTCATTTTAGACCATATCCACGATATGATCTTCATTATGAAGGTAGAAAAAGGAAACATTTTCAGGTACTCCTATGTCAATGAGTCTGCTAAAAGGTACACATCCATCCAACAGGAGGATATGGGGCGCTTACTGGAGGATGTGATGCCTTTGGAAATGGCACTCGACTTACAGAAGAGATATACGGAATTAGTGGAGACAGGTGAGAGCATGACCTATCAGGACACATTTCAAGCCATGAATGGAAATCAGGTAGTGAATGAGTCCATTCTGACACCAATCATGAATGAATGTGGTCAAGCAGAGTATGTCGTGTCCATTACACGGGATATTACTTCTTCAATTGAAGAAAAGATGAAATTGAAGAAAGCCAAGCAACGATACAAATCCATCATAGAACATAATCTGGATGCGATTTTTATTTTGGACTCACAAGGAGTCATTAAGGATTCGAATAGAGCAGGGTGTTTGCTTTCAGGGTTTTCAAAAGAGGCACTCGTCAACATGGATATCTTCCAATTAATGAAGGCTCAGAATCGTATGGAATTGCGTGAGGCTCTTTTCCAAACGTTATCGGGGGTTCCGTCTTCCATTGATTATTGTCTTCTTGGGAATGAAAAAGGCGAAGAAAGAATCACTCAATTGAAAATGGTCCCCATCGTGGTAGATCAAAAGTGTGACGGATGTTATATCATCATAAAAGATATCACGAAGCATCATGAACAAAGTGAAATGATTCATTATATGGCCCTTCATGATCAACTGACAGGAATATGGAACAGGAAGGCCCTGGATGATCATATCCCTATGATCATTCACAATATGGAGGAAAGAGGAGTGGAACTTTCCCTTCTATACCTTGATTTGGACCGGTTCAAATTTGTGAATGACACATTGGGTTTAAAGGGTGGCGACCGTTTTCTGAAAAGGATCACAGAGCGCCTGATCACTCTCACCAATGAGGAGTGCTTACTGTACAGGCAAGGTGGAGATGAATTTATCTTCCTCTTGAAAAACAGCAGCTTTGAAATGACAAAGACTAAAGCAGAAGAGATCCTGGCGTTATTTATCGACCCTTTTACAATCGACAATCAGGAATTTTATATATCCCCTTCCATTGGTATCAGTTGTTATCCTGCAGACGGCTATGATTCCAATTCCCTCATTCAAAAAGCCGCCCAGGCTCTCTTTGAGGTGAAAGAAAAAGGGAGGGCACATTATCGGTTTTACCATACCCATATGAAATCGAGTTTTCCAAATTATATCATTATGGAATCCCATTTGAGAAAAGCGATAGAAAAAGGCGAGTTGTATGTCCATTATCAGCCACAAGTCAATTTATCGACTGGAGCCATCGACAGCTTCGAAGCTTTGATCCGCTGGAATAATCGTAAATTTGGCTTCGTGTCACCTGCCCAATTCATTCCGCTTGCAGAAGAAACAGGACTGATTCATCAAATCGGTGAATGGGTGTTGGAGCAGGTTTGTATCCAGTTGCAAAAATGGAGGGGCAAGGGGTACAGGTCGGTGCGGATGGCCATCAACATTTCCCCGAAGCAATTTCTGCAAGAGCAATTGGTGGAAACAATCAATTTCTACTTATCAACGTATATGATTCCCCCTAGCTGCATAGAAATTGAAATTACGGAGGGAGCCATGCAAGATACTCAGCAAACCTTGAAAATGCTGAAGAAACTGAAAGATCTTGGAGTGTTTATATCTGTGGACGACTTTGGTACGGGTTACTCTTCCCTGCATTATTTAAAACGATTTCCCATCGACGTATTAAAAATCGACCAATCGTTTGTCAAGGAGATAGGGATGAACCATAAGGACTCTGCCATTACGACTACGATCATCCATCTTGCCCACAGTCTGGGTCTGGAAGTCATCGCAGAGGGAGTGGAGCGCGAGGGCCAAGTCGACTTTTTGAAGAAGGCAAATTGTCAGAAGGCTCAGGGTTACTTTTTTAGTAAGCCGATAGGACCAAAAGAGATTGAGCAGCAGCAATTCGTCCTCATGTAA
- a CDS encoding YkyB family protein: MRNTSKSTPSSTSVITLSQAIFTVNRHAKTAGNPKYLYSLKKRALMKMIREGKAKKVGLHFSKNPKNSQQQSDVLIDCGEYTFHLPPAKEDFKELPHLGSLDQSLRNPKCKMGLQQAKGILEQYTGMSDHTDQIRKPGKNQYQKPVFKKLGDSFF, encoded by the coding sequence TTGAGAAACACTAGTAAATCCACCCCTTCTTCCACATCTGTCATTACCCTCTCTCAAGCTATTTTCACTGTGAATCGCCATGCGAAAACAGCAGGTAACCCAAAATACTTATATTCATTAAAAAAACGAGCGTTAATGAAAATGATCAGGGAAGGTAAGGCCAAAAAAGTGGGACTTCACTTCTCTAAAAACCCAAAGAACAGTCAGCAACAATCTGATGTCCTGATTGATTGCGGAGAATATACGTTTCATCTCCCTCCTGCAAAGGAAGATTTCAAAGAGCTTCCACATTTGGGATCACTTGACCAGAGCCTGCGAAACCCGAAATGTAAAATGGGATTACAACAGGCGAAAGGGATTTTGGAACAGTATACCGGAATGTCAGATCATACCGATCAGATACGGAAACCGGGAAAAAATCAATATCAAAAGCCTGTATTTAAAAAGTTGGGCGATAGCTTCTTTTAA
- a CDS encoding chemotaxis protein: MEGRKPLNQSNGILLESGTNELEIVEFEVQNNKFGINVIKVKEIIQPTAVTPIPHAHPHVKGLVQLRGEVLPVVDMARVLGAEKEETMKSKYIVAEFNQQKVIFHVHNVTQIHRISWNQIEKPSEMYSGVHSGIIGVIKREESMILLLDFESIMLEINPETGIRVDQVKKLGPRERRNKRIIAAEDSPLLRKLLNDTLREAGYEDVEFFENGADAFQYLESIVDGSQDVKESVHLVLTDIEMPQMDGHHLTKRIKNHPKLNTLPVIIFSSLITNDLKHKGEMVGAEDQVSKPEIAELILKIDQYIL; encoded by the coding sequence ATGGAAGGACGAAAACCATTGAATCAATCAAACGGAATACTTCTCGAAAGCGGTACAAATGAACTTGAAATCGTGGAATTCGAGGTTCAAAACAATAAATTTGGGATTAATGTCATTAAAGTGAAGGAAATCATCCAGCCGACTGCCGTGACACCGATTCCCCACGCACACCCGCATGTAAAGGGACTTGTTCAATTAAGAGGGGAAGTACTGCCGGTCGTAGACATGGCGAGGGTACTTGGGGCGGAAAAAGAGGAAACAATGAAATCAAAATACATTGTAGCTGAATTCAATCAGCAGAAGGTCATCTTTCATGTCCATAACGTTACTCAAATCCATCGCATTTCCTGGAATCAAATCGAGAAACCTTCAGAAATGTATTCTGGAGTCCATTCGGGGATCATCGGGGTGATCAAGAGGGAAGAAAGCATGATTCTTCTTTTGGATTTTGAGAGCATCATGCTCGAGATTAATCCTGAAACAGGAATCCGCGTTGATCAAGTGAAAAAATTAGGTCCAAGAGAGAGAAGGAACAAGAGAATCATTGCAGCTGAGGATTCCCCATTACTTAGGAAGCTGTTGAACGACACACTGAGAGAAGCAGGATATGAGGATGTAGAGTTCTTTGAAAATGGAGCCGATGCCTTTCAGTACTTAGAATCCATTGTGGATGGAAGTCAGGATGTGAAAGAAAGCGTACATCTTGTACTGACGGATATTGAAATGCCACAGATGGATGGGCATCATTTAACAAAAAGAATCAAAAATCATCCAAAGCTCAATACCCTCCCGGTCATCATATTTTCATCTCTTATTACAAATGATTTAAAGCATAAAGGCGAGATGGTAGGGGCGGAAGACCAGGTCAGCAAACCGGAAATCGCTGAGCTTATTTTAAAGATCGATCAGTACATTCTGTAA
- the queE gene encoding 7-carboxy-7-deazaguanine synthase QueE: MKKIPVLEVFGPTIQGEGMVIGQKTMFVRTAGCDYSCAWCDSAFTWDGSAKEDIMLMTAEDIWNRLLEAGGDRFSHVTISGGNPALLASLKELIDILKENGIESALETQGSRWQDWFYDISDLTISPKPPSSGMETDFEKLDEIVHRLSENSSQFSLKVVVFDDLDLGYATRIHHRYPGVPFYIQTGNPAVGEGDTAKLVSDLLLDYETLIDKVCERKDLNHVRVLPQLHTLVWGNKRGV; this comes from the coding sequence ATGAAGAAAATTCCCGTACTGGAAGTATTCGGGCCAACCATTCAAGGGGAAGGGATGGTCATCGGCCAAAAAACGATGTTCGTCAGGACGGCAGGATGTGATTACAGCTGTGCCTGGTGTGACTCAGCCTTTACATGGGATGGATCCGCCAAAGAGGATATCATGCTCATGACGGCAGAAGATATTTGGAATCGATTGCTTGAAGCAGGTGGGGACAGATTTTCCCATGTAACGATTTCAGGTGGGAATCCTGCCCTGTTGGCAAGTTTAAAGGAGCTTATTGATATCTTAAAGGAAAATGGTATTGAATCTGCCCTTGAAACACAGGGAAGCCGTTGGCAGGATTGGTTTTATGATATAAGTGATCTGACCATATCCCCGAAGCCGCCAAGTTCCGGCATGGAGACGGACTTTGAGAAACTTGATGAAATCGTTCATCGATTAAGTGAGAATTCTTCACAGTTCAGTTTGAAAGTGGTGGTCTTTGATGATCTCGATTTAGGATATGCCACACGCATCCATCACCGTTATCCCGGTGTACCATTTTATATCCAAACGGGCAATCCTGCCGTTGGAGAAGGTGACACAGCCAAGCTGGTGTCGGATTTACTGTTGGATTATGAAACACTCATAGATAAAGTGTGTGAAAGAAAAGATTTAAATCATGTTCGTGTGCTCCCCCAGCTCCATACATTGGTATGGGGGAACAAGCGAGGGGTGTAG
- the queD gene encoding 6-carboxytetrahydropterin synthase QueD, which translates to MIQQIYPVPDHPYEYELNKDMHFAAAHYIPHVEAGSCQEVHGHTYFANITIGGDRLDDSGFLINFQHIKKLIHKRFDHTMINEDERFSSERGTEFPTTEVVAKVMWEIIQDHLDTLPHRPQCLQVFLRETPTSYCIYRPKRKRS; encoded by the coding sequence ATGATTCAACAGATATACCCTGTTCCCGATCATCCCTATGAATATGAATTAAATAAAGATATGCATTTTGCTGCTGCACATTATATTCCTCATGTGGAAGCAGGAAGCTGCCAGGAGGTTCATGGTCATACGTACTTTGCCAACATCACGATTGGTGGAGATCGACTCGATGATTCAGGATTCCTCATTAATTTCCAACATATCAAAAAACTGATCCATAAACGATTTGATCATACGATGATCAATGAGGATGAACGGTTTTCTTCAGAAAGAGGGACGGAATTCCCAACGACGGAAGTAGTGGCGAAAGTCATGTGGGAAATCATCCAGGATCATTTAGACACGCTTCCCCACCGACCACAGTGTCTTCAAGTGTTCTTAAGGGAAACCCCTACCAGCTATTGTATATACAGACCAAAGAGGAAACGCTCATGA
- the queC gene encoding 7-cyano-7-deazaguanine synthase QueC: MNTEKALVVFSGGQDSTTCLFWAKKAFNEVEAVTFNYGQRHVAELDCAKEIAEDLNVPHHILDMSLLNQLAPSALTRTDEEITHLEGELPSTFVPGRNLLFLSFAGILAKQIGAKHIVTGVCETDFSGYPDCRDIFVKSLNVSLNLSMNEQFVIHTPLMWINKSQTWEMADDLGAFRYIQEHTLTCYNGLKGSGCGECPACELRQRGLDEYLSSKKGGKGS; encoded by the coding sequence ATGAACACAGAGAAAGCGTTAGTCGTATTCAGCGGAGGTCAAGATAGTACAACGTGTTTATTTTGGGCAAAGAAAGCATTTAATGAAGTAGAAGCAGTAACGTTCAACTATGGTCAGAGACATGTGGCAGAGCTTGACTGTGCGAAAGAGATTGCTGAAGATCTGAATGTACCACACCATATTTTAGATATGAGTTTGCTAAATCAACTGGCCCCAAGTGCCCTTACAAGAACGGATGAAGAAATTACACATCTCGAGGGGGAATTGCCTTCCACATTTGTTCCTGGGCGAAATTTATTATTCCTATCATTTGCGGGCATTTTAGCCAAGCAAATCGGTGCGAAACATATTGTAACGGGTGTATGCGAAACGGATTTCAGCGGGTATCCGGACTGCAGGGATATTTTTGTGAAATCTTTGAATGTATCCCTCAATCTTTCTATGAATGAGCAGTTTGTCATTCATACCCCCCTTATGTGGATCAATAAATCCCAAACGTGGGAAATGGCCGACGACTTGGGAGCATTCCGATATATTCAGGAACATACCCTTACTTGTTACAACGGTTTGAAAGGGAGCGGGTGCGGGGAATGTCCTGCTTGTGAACTGAGACAAAGGGGATTGGATGAATATTTGAGTAGCAAAAAAGGAGGAAAGGGATCATGA
- the corA gene encoding magnesium/cobalt transporter CorA, giving the protein MIRTSIIMENGEIQSDVPLSRIKEKDVKWYWVDFSEPSSKDIRLLKLYFRFHPLAIEDCLDDFSQRPKLDFYDQYIFVLMHGINTQTLDSHEVNMFVNSRFIVTFHKEPVSQLNQIWGEMEEEGGQLSPFKIMHRIVDRLVDDYFPLVYKIEDRLNTIEDNTNEEADSDLMDELFDIRHDMSKLRRILVPMRDLLYRISNSGRLNALKEEQLYFNDVYDHLIKLVEMLESYREFSSDIRDNYLSINSDKMNNIMMTLTVITTIFMPLTFIAGLYGMNFVNMPELDEPNGYFIVLGIMGLVALIMFGFFLKIGWLRFGSKKRRKRRRLLRLK; this is encoded by the coding sequence ATGATCCGAACAAGTATAATCATGGAAAACGGGGAGATCCAAAGTGATGTTCCCTTATCAAGAATAAAGGAAAAAGATGTAAAATGGTACTGGGTCGATTTCTCAGAGCCTTCAAGCAAGGACATCAGATTGCTGAAGCTGTATTTTCGATTTCATCCCCTTGCGATTGAGGATTGTCTGGATGATTTCAGTCAACGTCCCAAGCTTGATTTTTATGATCAATACATTTTTGTGCTCATGCACGGAATCAATACACAAACCCTTGATTCCCATGAGGTAAATATGTTTGTAAATTCAAGGTTTATCGTTACGTTCCATAAAGAACCTGTCAGTCAGTTAAATCAAATATGGGGAGAGATGGAAGAAGAAGGGGGCCAGCTCAGTCCCTTTAAGATCATGCATAGAATCGTTGACCGCCTCGTGGATGATTATTTCCCCCTTGTGTATAAGATAGAAGATCGCCTTAATACGATTGAAGACAACACGAATGAAGAAGCCGACAGTGATCTGATGGATGAATTATTTGATATTCGACACGATATGTCAAAGCTGCGTCGCATCCTCGTGCCGATGAGGGATCTATTGTATCGCATCAGTAATTCGGGCAGATTGAATGCACTGAAGGAAGAGCAGCTATACTTCAATGACGTCTATGATCATTTAATTAAGCTTGTTGAAATGCTTGAATCTTATCGGGAGTTCTCGTCGGATATACGTGATAATTATTTATCGATCAATTCCGATAAAATGAACAACATCATGATGACATTGACTGTCATCACGACGATTTTTATGCCCCTTACCTTTATTGCAGGTTTATATGGTATGAACTTTGTCAACATGCCTGAACTCGATGAGCCCAATGGGTATTTCATCGTCCTGGGAATCATGGGACTCGTAGCACTGATCATGTTTGGGTTCTTTTTGAAAATAGGCTGGCTGCGTTTCGGCTCGAAAAAAAGAAGGAAAAGGAGAAGGCTCCTCCGGTTAAAATAG